The Leptospiraceae bacterium genome includes a region encoding these proteins:
- a CDS encoding KpsF/GutQ family sugar-phosphate isomerase has protein sequence MSDILNKVKKAVEIEVNAIKHFQDTLDPNFENAVKLILDSKGKVIVTGVGKSGDIAKKISSTMSSTGTPAIFLHPTDSAHGDAGLIGEGDVIIAIGKSGESDELIALIPTIKKIGAKLIGITANPKSKLALACDVTIITPILQEACPLALAPTSSTTIALIAGDAIAMALMELKNFQADDFALFHPAGRLGKRLSLEIEDVMRSGENNAVVTPEANLETILNEITTKRLGAVGVVNPDNHLIGFITDFDIRKALTQGLLTKEKTAREIMNPNPSSFKTGMKAYDVLVAMEDRNRPISTAPITDQENHLVGIVLIHDLLQRGL, from the coding sequence ATGAGCGATATTTTAAACAAAGTAAAAAAAGCCGTTGAAATTGAAGTAAATGCTATTAAACATTTCCAAGACACTTTAGATCCTAATTTTGAAAATGCTGTAAAACTAATACTAGACTCAAAAGGAAAAGTAATTGTAACTGGAGTCGGAAAATCAGGTGACATAGCTAAGAAAATTTCTTCCACAATGAGCTCAACTGGAACTCCCGCTATTTTTCTACATCCAACCGACTCTGCGCACGGAGACGCGGGACTGATTGGAGAAGGAGACGTAATCATTGCAATTGGGAAAAGTGGAGAGAGTGATGAGCTAATTGCTCTTATCCCTACTATCAAAAAAATTGGTGCAAAATTAATTGGAATCACAGCTAATCCAAAATCCAAACTTGCACTTGCATGTGATGTAACAATCATTACCCCTATTTTACAGGAAGCCTGTCCCCTCGCACTCGCTCCTACTTCAAGTACTACCATTGCATTGATTGCTGGAGATGCAATTGCTATGGCACTCATGGAATTAAAAAACTTCCAAGCCGATGACTTTGCACTCTTTCATCCAGCCGGGAGACTTGGCAAAAGACTGAGCTTAGAAATAGAAGACGTTATGCGCTCTGGAGAGAATAATGCAGTTGTAACACCAGAAGCTAATTTAGAAACTATTTTAAATGAAATTACAACAAAACGTTTAGGAGCAGTTGGTGTAGTAAATCCAGACAATCACTTAATTGGATTTATTACTGACTTCGATATACGAAAAGCACTTACACAAGGACTTCTCACAAAAGAAAAAACCGCCCGCGAAATAATGAACCCAAACCCAAGCTCTTTCAAAACCGGAATGAAAGCATACGATGTATTAGTCGCTATGGAAGACAGAAATCGTCCCATCTCCACCGCACCCATCACCGATCAGGAAAACCACCTAGTTGGAATTGTATTGATTCACGATTTGCTGCAAAGAGGTTTGTAG
- a CDS encoding AraC family transcriptional regulator, with amino-acid sequence MLEFVLNAAITQGILLSLYFFTNRNKYLGAIYQSILLFLISLGIWVGSLYHNHGILDYPYLARVGFITLSLTGGIIFISTRTILEKSNRLKLKDGYFFIVPAFIILYLIPFYFSSYENKLNYLKEDLIELHTDCYIISIFATINNFIGVVFSIRLIRDLESKRRAKTDYYYPALVFITIPFIFSLLDKNILNSGFFGFFVSILVIIRSYLMIYQLNSNDNPAFFFTIKEEKYGKAKIKEQTLAELGEKIKEYLEKEKPYLESEFNLKNISDFLCIPPTAISQIFSEYFKKSFYQMVNEYRIREVILALNDKTRRNENILQIAFSSGFNAKSTFNESFKKFTGKTPSEYKKVQSN; translated from the coding sequence ATGTTAGAATTCGTACTCAATGCTGCCATTACACAAGGAATATTGCTAAGTTTATATTTCTTTACAAATCGAAATAAATATTTAGGTGCAATTTACCAATCTATTTTACTATTTCTTATTTCGTTGGGAATTTGGGTTGGAAGTTTGTATCATAATCATGGGATACTGGATTATCCATACTTGGCTCGTGTAGGGTTTATTACTCTTAGCCTCACAGGAGGCATCATATTTATTTCAACTAGAACTATATTAGAAAAATCGAATCGGCTCAAATTAAAGGATGGTTACTTTTTTATTGTTCCGGCTTTTATAATTCTTTATCTAATCCCATTTTATTTCTCCAGCTATGAAAATAAATTAAATTATCTAAAAGAAGATTTAATAGAATTACATACCGATTGTTATATAATTTCCATTTTCGCAACGATTAATAATTTTATAGGCGTTGTATTTTCGATCCGCCTAATAAGGGATCTTGAAAGTAAAAGAAGAGCAAAGACAGATTATTATTATCCCGCCTTAGTTTTCATTACCATTCCATTTATTTTCTCTCTCCTTGATAAAAATATTTTAAACTCTGGCTTCTTCGGTTTTTTTGTTTCCATTTTAGTTATTATTCGATCCTATTTAATGATTTATCAATTGAATTCAAATGATAATCCGGCTTTCTTTTTTACTATAAAAGAAGAAAAATATGGAAAAGCAAAGATTAAAGAACAAACTTTGGCGGAACTTGGGGAAAAGATTAAAGAATATTTAGAAAAAGAGAAACCATACCTTGAGTCTGAATTTAATTTAAAAAATATAAGTGATTTTCTTTGCATTCCCCCCACTGCCATTTCTCAAATTTTTAGCGAATATTTCAAAAAATCTTTTTATCAGATGGTAAATGAATATAGAATTCGCGAAGTTATTCTTGCTTTGAATGATAAAACAAGAAGAAATGAGAATATTCTTCAAATAGCATTTTCTTCTGGATTTAATGCAAAGTCTACGTTCAATGAATCCTTCAAAAAATTTACAGGAAAAACTCCCAGCGAATATAAAAAAGTCCAATCTAATTAG
- a CDS encoding M23 family metallopeptidase has protein sequence MVIPHNEKPSYKISITYKAITLLFLAVSLVLATSAVIVLGYSGRVHEMEELEISSNDFQKQSLKLKSEMNLLHDMSNYYFQKISRLYIKLGGDPSRIANSDKSKLPLGVFDSKTDIISETYTLKSDIYNLQKSAELTKEIIKTIKQRKSIIKNTPSLWPTRGYILYPFGKYFSSITGREVINNGIDIGTFPGTEVVATAPGEVYETGYTESTGYYLKIVHKYGWRTIYSNLERLQVKKGELVSKGDILGYVGKTSGSSIFHLHYEVHVGTNPLNPYSFLNQVQN, from the coding sequence ATGGTCATTCCACATAACGAAAAACCTAGTTATAAAATAAGTATTACTTATAAGGCAATTACTCTTCTATTTCTAGCAGTTAGTTTGGTGTTAGCCACATCTGCCGTTATAGTTTTAGGTTATAGCGGTAGAGTGCACGAGATGGAAGAGTTAGAAATTTCTAGTAATGATTTTCAAAAACAATCTTTAAAACTTAAGTCTGAAATGAATTTGCTTCACGATATGAGTAATTATTACTTCCAAAAAATTTCAAGATTATATATTAAGTTAGGCGGAGATCCTTCTCGCATAGCAAATAGCGACAAATCAAAATTACCCTTAGGTGTTTTTGATTCAAAAACAGACATTATTTCTGAGACTTATACTTTAAAGTCAGATATTTATAATTTACAAAAGTCTGCGGAATTAACTAAAGAAATTATTAAAACAATTAAACAAAGAAAATCTATTATTAAAAATACTCCCTCGCTTTGGCCTACTCGTGGTTATATTCTATACCCGTTTGGAAAGTATTTTTCTTCTATAACAGGACGAGAAGTGATTAACAATGGTATTGATATTGGAACATTTCCTGGAACTGAAGTTGTCGCAACAGCCCCGGGAGAGGTTTATGAAACTGGATATACAGAATCAACAGGTTATTATTTAAAAATAGTCCACAAATATGGCTGGAGAACAATCTATTCTAATTTAGAAAGGTTACAAGTGAAGAAAGGGGAGTTAGTTTCTAAAGGGGACATTCTCGGATATGTTGGAAAAACTTCTGGTAGTTCTATATTCCACTTGCATTATGAAGTGCATGTTGGTACGAATCCTTTAAACCCTTATTCTTTTTTAAATCAGGTGCAAAATTAA
- a CDS encoding polymer-forming cytoskeletal protein codes for MNEEQEEFSVNSIIGEGSEFYGEFKLSGLIRIDGKFKGLIQTDGKVIIGKTGVVDTDIRARVVVAGGEIRGNIYSSERVVLLATCRLYGDVITPKLLIEEGALFEGKCTVNP; via the coding sequence ATGAACGAAGAACAAGAAGAATTTTCAGTCAATAGTATAATCGGAGAAGGTTCCGAATTTTACGGTGAGTTTAAACTTTCCGGCTTAATTCGAATTGATGGAAAATTCAAAGGACTAATTCAAACCGATGGAAAAGTAATCATCGGCAAAACAGGAGTAGTCGATACCGATATAAGAGCCAGAGTTGTGGTTGCGGGCGGGGAGATTCGCGGAAATATATATTCCTCCGAACGAGTTGTATTGCTTGCTACTTGCAGATTGTATGGTGATGTAATTACTCCAAAATTATTAATCGAAGAAGGAGCACTCTTCGAAGGTAAATGTACGGTTAACCCTTAA
- the recF gene encoding DNA replication/repair protein RecF, which produces MFLTKLKLQNFRSHGEVLLNFKSKLVFFIGENGAGKTNIIEAINQFATLKSFRDNSDEELVNWNSNFYYIKSDLVSEGIDKTIEIGYSKADSQKRKVKLNSEVIQKKQDIIGELKAVVFSPVDLKIIDGGPSERRRFIDSFISTVNRSYFGNILDYNKILKHRNTLLKKKDFSLSELAPWDQMLVKKGSEIAKERARVIININEIYKENLAKLSGEKDKFEIIYRPNVVNNEEYANKLYERISRDTHLGYTSVGIHRDDIFVGANGKDIIEFGSQGQKRSTVIALKTSQFKFIQNQIGEAPILLIDDVIRELDIKRREYFVNLILDCGQAFFTTTDLEGIQDYLGNLEIPKQVFVITDGNIKELE; this is translated from the coding sequence TTGTTCTTAACTAAACTAAAACTCCAAAATTTCCGCAGTCATGGGGAAGTTCTATTGAATTTCAAATCCAAACTAGTTTTTTTTATTGGAGAAAATGGTGCTGGCAAAACTAACATCATTGAGGCTATTAATCAGTTTGCGACACTAAAAAGTTTTCGAGATAATTCAGATGAAGAGTTAGTAAATTGGAATTCTAATTTTTATTACATCAAATCTGATTTAGTTTCAGAAGGAATCGATAAAACAATTGAAATAGGTTATAGTAAAGCAGACTCTCAAAAAAGAAAAGTAAAACTTAACAGCGAAGTAATTCAAAAAAAACAAGACATAATCGGAGAATTAAAGGCAGTTGTATTTTCTCCTGTAGATTTAAAAATTATAGACGGCGGTCCTTCAGAGAGAAGGCGTTTTATAGATAGTTTTATATCTACAGTAAATCGGAGTTATTTTGGAAATATTTTAGATTATAATAAAATTCTAAAACACAGAAATACTCTGTTAAAGAAAAAAGATTTTTCCCTTTCTGAACTCGCACCTTGGGACCAAATGCTTGTAAAAAAAGGAAGTGAAATCGCAAAAGAAAGAGCGAGAGTAATCATAAATATAAATGAAATTTACAAAGAAAATTTAGCAAAACTCAGCGGAGAAAAAGATAAGTTCGAAATTATATACCGTCCAAATGTTGTGAATAATGAAGAGTATGCGAATAAACTTTATGAAAGAATTTCGCGAGATACTCATTTAGGTTATACGTCTGTTGGAATTCATCGAGATGATATTTTTGTAGGAGCAAATGGAAAGGATATAATTGAGTTTGGTTCACAAGGACAAAAAAGAAGTACGGTAATTGCACTCAAAACTTCTCAGTTTAAATTTATCCAGAATCAAATTGGAGAAGCTCCTATTTTATTAATCGATGACGTTATACGAGAACTCGACATAAAACGAAGAGAATACTTTGTAAATCTAATTTTAGATTGCGGACAAGCATTTTTTACAACAACAGATTTAGAAGGTATACAAGACTATCTAGGTAATCTCGAAATTCCAAAACAAGTTTTTGTAATTACGGATGGAAATATTAAAGAGTTGGAATAA
- a CDS encoding DUF327 family protein, with translation MQFSINPNKSNPTTDKNSKGIKSDGSSKIKDKENSFLSILESIAPSDKEQTREINELWQRLPDMEKRFLAAPSQDNLNEYKKLVKDITNTILKNNTQLTQARQRGRNDKKILMTVKVLDENIQILASTMLSPHNSAFSLLKQIERIRGLLMDLKE, from the coding sequence ATGCAATTTTCTATAAACCCAAACAAATCCAATCCAACTACGGACAAAAATTCCAAGGGCATAAAGTCGGATGGATCTTCGAAAATTAAGGATAAGGAAAATTCATTTCTTTCCATCCTTGAATCTATAGCGCCGTCTGATAAAGAACAAACACGCGAAATCAACGAACTCTGGCAACGTCTCCCCGATATGGAAAAACGTTTTTTAGCAGCCCCTAGTCAGGATAATTTAAACGAGTATAAAAAGTTAGTAAAAGATATCACTAATACAATTCTAAAGAATAACACCCAATTGACCCAAGCCAGACAACGCGGTCGCAATGACAAAAAAATTCTTATGACTGTAAAAGTTTTGGATGAGAATATCCAAATCCTAGCGTCTACTATGCTTAGTCCTCATAATTCAGCCTTTTCTTTATTGAAGCAAATAGAGCGTATCCGCGGTTTGTTAATGGACTTAAAAGAGTAA
- the dnaN gene encoding DNA polymerase III subunit beta, translating into MKFKVKTSDFQKAISAVEGVITVREIKSILSNIKVEAEDGRVFLSATDLEISIKTSVNADTLEPGVTSIPAKQLSNTFKTINFPEALITHNPDSEGTISTIITDSEKKKDFKMNINGIEGEEIKTISKVDDSLVVDFPCFTISEMIKKTSYSVALEDTRFVFNGLYVTSSEGKISFVGTDGRRLAKIDRVIPNSLPFSKGVIIPHKAIKEIVKMIDSNDSGKIGIVENQIYLKIGNVELLCKLIDGNYPDYEAVIPKESKNSVRINKDDLQVALRQALIAAEEPSRQIRMTFSENLLHINSSTPGSTEVNVSIPVDYKGEETSIAFKGDYLADVIKSIDDPEIIMEFSSSNSPAVFKDPSDAQYISVIMPMKL; encoded by the coding sequence ATGAAATTTAAAGTTAAGACATCAGATTTTCAAAAAGCGATCAGTGCTGTTGAAGGAGTTATTACTGTAAGGGAAATAAAGTCCATACTTTCCAATATAAAAGTCGAAGCTGAAGACGGCAGAGTATTCTTATCCGCTACTGATTTAGAAATTTCTATTAAAACTTCTGTAAATGCTGACACACTTGAACCAGGGGTTACTTCTATTCCAGCTAAACAACTTAGCAATACATTTAAAACAATTAATTTTCCAGAAGCATTAATCACTCACAATCCCGATTCAGAGGGAACCATTAGTACCATCATTACTGACTCCGAAAAGAAAAAGGATTTTAAAATGAACATAAATGGAATCGAGGGTGAAGAAATTAAAACAATTTCTAAAGTAGACGATTCGCTTGTAGTAGATTTTCCTTGTTTCACAATTTCCGAAATGATCAAAAAAACGTCATACTCCGTAGCATTGGAAGATACTCGATTTGTATTTAATGGTCTTTATGTAACTTCCAGTGAAGGGAAAATTTCTTTTGTAGGAACCGATGGAAGAAGACTTGCAAAGATTGATAGAGTTATTCCAAATTCCCTTCCTTTCAGCAAAGGTGTTATTATCCCCCACAAAGCTATCAAAGAAATAGTAAAGATGATTGACTCAAATGATTCAGGAAAAATTGGAATCGTAGAAAATCAAATTTACTTGAAGATTGGAAATGTAGAATTACTATGTAAACTCATCGATGGAAATTATCCTGATTACGAAGCAGTTATTCCAAAAGAATCTAAAAATTCCGTGCGAATCAATAAAGACGATTTACAAGTTGCCCTTCGCCAAGCGTTAATAGCCGCAGAAGAACCTTCTAGACAAATTAGAATGACTTTCTCCGAAAATTTACTTCACATCAACTCTTCGACTCCAGGCTCAACGGAGGTTAATGTTAGTATTCCGGTAGACTATAAAGGAGAAGAAACATCGATTGCGTTTAAAGGAGATTACCTTGCTGATGTAATTAAATCAATTGATGATCCAGAGATTATTATGGAATTCTCTTCTTCGAATTCTCCTGCTGTATTTAAAGATCCTTCTGATGCACAGTACATATCTGTCATCATGCCAATGAAGTTGTAA
- a CDS encoding DUF721 domain-containing protein, which translates to MAEINKIHLTDLDSLIHQIGYDKESLLNAVVLNQVIQNWKEIIGPVYFNQAQPFKVVNDTLLIRVSHSAYKMEIGFIKDSILKSANKIFQRPILKKVDIQIGNLQYKPVPRETVTETLEGKSELVEAIQLEEDEFIRNKLLNFVKKLKS; encoded by the coding sequence ATGGCAGAGATTAATAAAATACATCTTACCGATTTAGATTCATTGATCCACCAAATAGGATATGATAAAGAATCTCTTTTAAATGCAGTTGTTCTAAATCAAGTAATTCAAAATTGGAAAGAGATTATCGGGCCCGTCTATTTTAATCAAGCGCAACCGTTTAAAGTAGTGAATGACACTTTACTTATTCGTGTTTCTCATTCCGCTTATAAAATGGAAATTGGTTTTATTAAAGATTCCATTTTAAAATCCGCCAATAAAATTTTCCAAAGACCCATTTTAAAAAAAGTAGACATCCAAATTGGAAACCTCCAATACAAACCAGTTCCCCGTGAAACCGTAACGGAAACTTTAGAAGGCAAATCAGAATTAGTCGAAGCCATTCAATTGGAAGAAGATGAATTCATTCGCAATAAACTTTTGAATTTTGTAAAGAAGTTGAAATCGTAA
- a CDS encoding DUF4386 domain-containing protein, whose amino-acid sequence MNYRKLSGIFFILFIVSVQIPFGILGATFNYPDILRESPGKVLIEFQKGGNQLILTWYLYAISILMFGVSILLFDKAENADSKIGSITRIGFISALVQLIALLRWTFLVPELSESYSKANSPEAKEVLEFIFSIQNTYLGVGLGEHLGQITMVIWTFLMIQFLTTNKFLNILGLLSILLLGIGLVEHLSVVFKFTVAYIGLPTPIGFIIWSVWMLGIGIHLIRTKAA is encoded by the coding sequence ATGAATTATCGAAAGCTAAGTGGGATATTTTTTATTCTCTTTATTGTTTCTGTTCAAATTCCCTTTGGAATATTAGGGGCAACTTTTAATTACCCTGATATTCTTAGAGAATCGCCCGGCAAGGTATTAATAGAATTTCAAAAGGGTGGAAATCAATTAATACTGACTTGGTATCTTTATGCTATTTCTATTCTAATGTTTGGGGTAAGCATTTTACTTTTTGATAAAGCAGAAAATGCGGATTCTAAAATAGGTTCAATTACAAGAATTGGATTTATTTCCGCCTTAGTTCAATTGATTGCGCTTCTTCGATGGACTTTTTTGGTACCAGAACTAAGTGAAAGTTACAGTAAGGCAAACTCTCCAGAAGCAAAAGAGGTTTTAGAATTTATTTTTTCGATTCAAAATACATATCTCGGAGTCGGACTCGGAGAGCACCTCGGTCAAATTACGATGGTAATTTGGACTTTCTTAATGATACAGTTTTTAACAACGAATAAGTTTTTAAATATCCTAGGATTACTTTCAATTCTTTTACTCGGAATTGGACTTGTAGAGCATTTAAGTGTAGTTTTTAAATTTACAGTGGCTTACATCGGTTTACCTACGCCGATTGGATTTATAATTTGGTCGGTTTGGATGCTCGGAATAGGAATTCACTTAATAAGAACAAAGGCGGCGTAA